The sequence below is a genomic window from Anopheles cruzii chromosome 3, idAnoCruzAS_RS32_06, whole genome shotgun sequence.
AAGCATAGTTATTAGTGATGAGTCAACCTGTTACACCACATGTTGGAGAAAGCCGTGAGGGATATTTTATCTACTATTCGATTACGGACTTGGCGACATACGTCCTCAACGCCAACAAGTATCGACTAGAATTGTAATTGGATCAATTCGGTCAGTTGGTTGCAAACTGTAACAGTGTTACGAAACACTCGGTGGTTCTGTAAATCAATTTGCAAGCCATTGGGTCACATTTAGCCATCTTTGACAATGCATAACCGGTTATAACaattattaataataatagaGATTCTGAACAACATTTCTTCAATCTCCCTAAAACATGGGCCCAAAAATGTGCACTTCCGAAGCAATGTCTATTCTAAAAatgcaatgtttttttccaattccaacTCTACGATGACGAACAAAAGCATGCAACACGTGGTTTTATAGCAAAACCACATTTGTGCGGACAAACGTACTGAACATAGTAGCCACAGTTTTTCGTAGCGTAGCATCATCAGTTGTTAAACGGTACTGGACGTGTTAAGAAAATCACAAACAAGTACGTGATGAACGGAATGCTGTGCAGGCGACCAATCTTTGGCGGGCGCAGCCGAAAGGAAAGATTGATCTAATAGTTGATCTAAGGAAGTTTCACGCCGCGCCGGAGGCACCGTTGGACAGGAACAGAGCGCGCTGGGTATGAACTGCAATGTTAGCTTGGGGATCGGAATCGAAATATCAACATAAACAATGCAAAAGTATCAACAAAAATGAACTCGTTGGAACACATTTCTTGACCATAAGTTGTTTGGGTCTGTCCATAGATGCACGTACCAAGATATCACAGCCAGCCACGGAGTAGCGTTGGATACGTTATAAATTACTAAAGCAGACCATTCCATTGATCGTGACCATTTCCCTTTTCTCACGCGATTTGTTACCGCTTTTGCGTTCGAAAGATGACGAATCGGCGGTCGGATGCTACCGAACGTAGTGAATCACGCTCACTTGTCCAGCTCATGCTTGTCCTTCGTACTACTCACCCGCATTCGTACTTCGTAATCAGTGTAGCGTTTCTTTCCGGCTGCTATGGTGGTCATCGGATTCACGACGTCGATCTCGAGAAAGTTGGCCGGTATGGCGTACGCATCGTCGAGAGTTTGTTTTTTCACATTCAGTCGTCGCGTTGCATCCGCCGTGTTGTCCGCTTCGGCCATCATGCTTGTTAATTTGTTAAAGTCGAATTTCGGGCGTTGCTCCCTGCTCTCTACGCCCCCAATTAGACTCCCTACACTCGGCTAACTTGACTAAACACTGGTACACACGAACGAAGTCGTGTCGCGGAAACTGCTCCGCAGATTATCACTTCCTGTCCAAATGCGTTCCTTGTTGGTCGCACAGCTAACGCGCGATGAAGACGATTGACTATTAATGTTGATATGATCCAAATAAACTGGTCGGCAAACTAGTTCTCACCGAGAGAGGTGGGTAAGCTACGCGTTCATGGAAGGATGACTCGACTCTAGAAAGTGCACCCGCTTATCACGCCGGGCAAAAGCAGAACGGAATTATCAGGAAAATTTTTCACTCCTTAGTGTACGGCGGGCCAAAAACGCACTCTATACAAGCACAACTCTTCCTTTCTCTGTCATTCGCAACGAAATGTGATAATGCACTGACACTACTGCTGTTTGCGCACCAATACACGTTCCGGTCACCGCAAGTCCGAACAGATTCCTTTCGTTGTTGCTCTAAATTTCTGCTCCGACTTCTACTGTTGCAGTGACGAGTGACAACTAATTTGATTAGGTTCTTTTCCTCTTTGGCACGAGTTAGGTGCAAGCGGCGATCCACTACAGAACGAATCTATTTTGTTGAGCCGAGTTGATCACAAACGCAGCTCGACCGCTCGTTAAGTGATTGAACAATGTGTGCTGCCTGCCTACGGACAAACATTTACTTTCCTCCAACGAAGGGTGTAAAAATACACTACCAAATAATTGCTTTTAGTAACGACGGGCTCTTCTCCCGAACTCTCTGTAGAAGCGATGTTTATGAACGAACTGACAGCGCGTCGACAGCGCGTCGAAATACAACTTGCGTTGCGCCCCAGTGAAATTTGTACAGCTCTACCAAGCGATCGCATTATTTTTCTAGAAAACTCaaactaattttttttggaaaattggtGTTAAAAACAGAacttgtgtttgtttcttcgcttGTTATTTCATATTTCTCCACAAAACCTGGAACCTATATAATTGAAAATATCGACATATCTTCgaaaatagagaaaaatatgttcaaaTACAATGGGACATGGGaacccaaggagcaactatgtccgtTTCACAGTCCCATGGACCGTCCGTCGTCGGACACTCAGGACAGTCCTTTGGAGCAGCtggaaataaatataattacAGATGTCTGTGTGGCTGACCATCGTCATTTGCTCCGATTTGCTAAGCGATTTTTTAGCACGTTTACGGTGGGTGAATATGATGCCACGAAGATGCCGTAAGGTACGGTTCCCACACGAACGGGAACACAAACAGCTTACGACACACATTGGAATGTGGCCGCACTTTATGTGGGCGTACTTTTTGGATGTTGTTGGCTGCGTAGTAGTCCAAGTCCAAGACTTCGTTACAAAGTACTCCGACAGAGTCGGCTTTGTGCCATGCGGTATCCACTACCTCCTTCACGCGGTTCATTCAACCCCATCCCTACCGACCGATGCTGATAGTTGGTTTTTTGCGGCGACTGGCCAAGTAGTCAAATTCGAGTCAGCCTCAGTAGACAACTTGGGCCTGGTTGTCTTGGGACGTACGCGACGTACCTGCTGAATTGAACGTCTTCGCTACAGACTCCAAAACTACTTTAAGCGAAGACCTAGGAGAATATCGTGCGGCCGATATGGTTTGCAAACTTTGTGAACATCGCCAAATACACATCGTTTGTGCCTCTGTTTGAGTCATTCGCAGAGTGCTGATAAAAACCCACATGTGATGTTAGATTCTGGTGCATTGTCTCTTTCATACGGTGCTAGAGGagttaaaaaataaagaaaatgtacCTTATAAATCCTCGATAAATGAGTTTCATCTACTTGCTAATCAACATATATCAAATGGTGTTTCTGAAATACGTTTTATTCAAACAATTAGTAAATTCCTGTTTCTGTAAAATTTAGGCTTTTGCTAGCTCTTCAATATACAACCAATATATACAAAAAATCACTTTCTATATGGTTAGTAATGTTTTGATAATTGTCATCACATGTCGTAACTTGTCTCAAATTAGCGCCTTTTCCTGTTTTACCAAATGCTACACGCACAAATTAAACAGTATAATATTTTTCAAGTCTTCAGTGTAATACTGCATAATCGAAAGGCAATGAATATACTAAAATTCACAATGTTAGTATGATATATCGAAGAATATTTGCCACGCCGGAAAGTTTATCCGAATATACTTGTGGCACATCGATATGATGACTAGAGTGAGAAAGACGACCTACACTGTTGTGGGCAAGCGTGTGATGCAGTTTTGGAGTTTAATTCTACCCTACTCGTTATTTTTCTTTGGcacacattttaatttttttagcATCGACGTGTAACGATGAGCAACACTCAAATGTTTCGTCCATCTTTTACTGCTTTGTTATCTGTTGTTTCTTCAGAAACAACGCATGGCACCGTAGTTTACGCTTAAGGAACTTTTCAATGCCGTCGTTAATTTCTTCCCTACTACATGTAGCGAAACGGAGTTGTCTCGCTCGATGCAACAAACTGATCACACCCAACAAATTTCGAAATGGATGCTGTTCGCCGCAGCTGCGGGCCATTGGTGACCTTGGCATAAACCCATACCAGCTGTACCGTAGTATCACGGTATAATCGACGGCAGTCTCCAAAAGCAAACGCATATGGCAAGTGGAGTTATCTAAAGAATTGCCTTCTTCCCGAACAACCGAATGCAGCATTTGCGCCTGCAGAGTAGAACACAAAAGTAAGAATTATAGTTACTGTTGATCAACGATCAGAGAAAATGTTAGATGAAAATTTTCTTACACATTTTTCCGTATAGGATGGATTGCTTAGAAGCAGTGTATCAAACTCATTGAATTCAGTCACGGTGCCAATAGGGAACGGTTTTTCTAATAAACTCCGATGGTTGGCGCTTTCGGTGGAAAGTTCAAGAAGGTCGGCAATGCCCATCCTTCGCTTACGAGCATGTAGCTTCTTCGATGCACCTTTTTTAACGTTGGTCGCGAAATCGTCTATCATATGTCGCTccgaaaaaaatgcaaattcgCCGAAATCTGTACTGTCCTCTTCGATTTTAATAGCTGGTTCCATCATGCTGAAAATGTGTACTGCAAGGAAAGCAATTAAAGGAAGAAAATGAGAAAGAGCTGTTACAAAGGATTATAAAATCGGGTTGAAGCTACTGAAACATACACAGGATAAGTGTTCAGACTATTTGAAATTTAAGGCAAATATCACACTTTTCTTAAACTATTCGCTTTCTTCAGCGGTTTCAACAAATCAACTTCGGCTCGTAAAAgattttattagttttggATCGGATACATTTATAGATCGTCGATTCACATAATGACATAATGTTTATCCATGCCTGTAGACACAATACACACAGCCGCTACCAAAAGAGACCTTAATCTATCGTCAGATTCAATCTTCCGGTAATCTGCAAAATAATGATAAAGAATATTTAGCAAACATACGTGTAGCTCAATGTTTTTCATATGAGTCCCATCTCATTTCAAAGTGTGTTTTGgaattttctttattcatATCGGTGAGATTGTTTGTCATCGCCACAAAGTTAATAACATTCGTCATAGTTTCGTTCTAATTCGCAAAGTATTTCATTGACGTTACTACAATCACGAAGAATTCAGCCGTGCTTTTGTCATTTATCGAAAACAGAGGAAATTATGCCTTACATTCGTCGCACTTCATATATTAAATTACAGTTTGATTGCTTTTGCCACACTAGATATTGTCTGCAATGGCATTACGCTGTTCACGGCattttttgaaatattttctaTTCCGTTTTCgtccattgattttttttatgattttgtttAAGCTTTCCAACAGATTGTCTTCATCAATTCCGTACTTGGACCATGCTTCTGCGTATGtacaagaaataaaaatacaacaaaaacattaatGAGGCACAACATTTTTCAGCATATTGTCGCTGGTTTTATGCTCACCAGTCATGCAGTCCGTAAAAATGAGGTAATACATCATTGCCTTCCGCTTTGGCCCGCGATTGCAAACACCAGATACGTTGTAACCATACATTGCACTGTCCGCAAAGACTTTTCCAAATACTGATGCAATACTCGATTTGGTGGACATTTGCTCCTGGAGAAACTCTATCTGCACAATAGAAATCGATTTTATGAACGTCGAATCATTGAAAGGTATGGAGTATGATATGCAGATGTTTTACTGTACACTTACGTATTCTCGTCGGACGTCGTCGTGTGTCCGCACCATAACTTCAAGTAGTTCTACCGTCTCCTCAGTAGTGATAGGGAACTGGAGCTCACTGGGAGTCTGACCTCCCAAGGGTGATTTATTATATTCTCGTTTTACCGTCATGTCTCTGTTTGTTTGATATAGTGACGATCGCCATAGATCAGCAAACCCGCCAAATTTGGCTTTCACTTTGGGCACTTGAAAAAGATATTAAGAAAAATACTTGAATTATTTCTTAACATAGGCTAGAAGTATAACAAATCTAATAAACAAAGCAGGTTCTCGCAGAAACATCATTCTAATGTTCCTTCAGAAAATTTGTGATCTATGATATGTAATATTTTTGTGATatattgatttaatttgaGTATCTGATGCAATCGACTGTCTCTGAATAGATTTAAGAGTCGAAAACTCATACAAATCATAGACTATGCTTTCAAACATACCAATACATACTTAAAATTAGAGATATGCTTTGGAAAAGAAAGTTTTTTTATTGATGTAACTGCGTAGCTTGATGAACTTTTTCCAATGATAAAtcaatcgccatcgccatcaatGACATtgatcataaaaatatgttctCTTTAATAATGATATTGTAGTTTGGACAAGTACTTTCCAAAAACTTGCTCATGAAGCCCAAAAGCAAAGTTGACATAAACTATATTCATTTAACATGAATTCTTAATAAGGATGGGTAAGGAATTGTAAACATGTTGCAAAATGATGTTGTAGTTTACACTGTGGAGAGTCTTTGCGTCATCAGAAATAATTCATAgtttcatagttttcattAGTTACTTCGTTTACACGGAACCTTGAATCTATTAAATGATTTCTATTCGCTGTGCCCTCTTATCTacattttttaagttttttatgctgtttctttcttcatttggctcaactgtttttttctgtcttttAAAGTTCTCATTCGTTTCCGATTTCCTATTAAAATTATTGCTCCTCGCACGAATTGTATGGTTTCGCATTCAGAATACGTAGAGGCCCAAGCATctgaaacaatgaaaaaaagaaaaaaaaattagtttATTGTTACTTCAGCTTAAAACATTGTTATTGTTCAAAAACATATCATAAAGAAACAAAGTTTACTGTTGATGCAAGTCGTAAAAATCTGGTAATTTTTCATCGCTTTCTTCTTATCGCCAGTGTAATTGCATAAGCCACTATAGTTGAAATTGGCCAATGCTTCGTCGctaaacaaattcaaaatcGCGAAAGAAGGCTTCGATGGTGTTTCGTCCAGGCTGCTTCGCAACCTCTTTTCCTAGAAATagtaaaataatatttaagtCAAATAGAATGTATATGGGTTGCCATTATGCTACTTACGTATTGGTCTctaactgttttgttttcagttaCGGCTCTCTCTAATCTTTCGACCTCCTTGATTGTTGTGATAGGGAATGTGAACAGTTCATCCTGTTCCGTGCATCCGAATGAATCCGGTTTGGCAATTTTAATCTTTTTATCCTCATTTTTAGTTACCTTTCGAATGTAAGTTATCTTTTTCTTTATGACTTTTCTGGCCATCACATTGTTCCctgtaaaaaaaatgtaaaaaacacTTTATTGGTGGTGAATACAGCGCATTAATGCAATGTAATGCATAATTGTAActgtttttttaatcttacAGGAACGGACTGAACCGTAgttatatatttttaattgctataaataaaaaaaacgacagattttttatttgcttgtAACGATGTATTTGCAATATACATATAATGTAACTATATAATATAGCATAACTTTCATAGCGTGTCTTTTGCGTCCTTTCGTGTTACATATTTTGGAGCTAGCTCACAGAGCGAGAACTTCAATTCGTCCTGTAGAATTTCCATCGTAATGCCATGATTGCTCCAAGCCTCTAAAATATCAATATGATAAGGGGCCATCCCATAATAGAAAAGAGATAGGAAAAGCCCTTAGTTGAGAAcaaatggttttgtttattttaaaatttacacTTACCAAGCATGCAAGTTGTGAAAATGTCGTAATCCTTTAATAATTTCTTTTCACATCCGGCGTTATCCATGCCATTCCAAGCATAATTAACCATTGAAGCTTTTTCgaaaagtgaataaaattgGCTTGAAATGTTCTGATTGTGTTGTTTGTGCAAAAAAAGATATCGTATCTGAAAATGCGCAAAATAGGTATCAATTTTACTGATACACCAGGAGTAGTAGGAATTTAGCTTACATATTGCTTTCTAATTGTAGGATAAAGTTTTACCGTTCGCTCCAAACGCTCCACATCCTTTTCAGTTTGTAATGGAAACTTGAATCCCGCCACGTGTCCCGTTTGCATAAAACACGGTCTAATTTTCAATGCTCTTCGATTGAACTGCTGATCCAATTCCATTAGTTCCTGCTTCAGTTTGCCGAGGTCTCTCTTAACTGGTGGTGCAACTAAAAGAACATTatatatttaaaaatgtttgctgTCCAAAGTAAATAACGAGAATTAGTATTTATAACAAGGCATAAAAACTACATTAAAGTTCAACTTTGAATAGACCtttctgtgtgttgtttttagtatcttttatttctttccctTCGTTTGCTCTTTTTGCAACATCATTTGAATGAATTCAGAACGTTTGCGACGCTTATAATTGCTTTGTTTTCTATATTCCGCGGCGGTATATAGGGCTATTTTTAATTCAGCATtaagtttcttttcttctaCACCATGCGACTTCCACGCTTCTGAAAGATAAGGATAAAGAGACAATGAAATAAAAGAGAAGACCCACAAGATAACGTTGCAAGTATTAGCTATGCTTTTAGTAGTGTTATATAAAATAATCATACCTGTCATACAATCAGTAAATATAAGATAGTTGGACATAAGTCGTTGGTTCTGTTTGTTGTCACTTAAGGAATAATTATATAAGGACAAGTGACTGAAAAGTTGTTCAAAGCATTTCGATATTGGTTCATTTGGGTGTTTTTTCAATTCAAGGTAATTAATCTAGAAAGAGAAATTGTAATAATGAAACCTAAAGTTTTCTTGAAATGTACAGTTTATGACGAAAACTTACATATTGTGCGCGTATTGCAGCATTTGTTTGAACAGTTTGTTCCAAACGTTCAATGTCCTCCTGGCAAGACAGAGGAAAACGAAAGCCTGCTACCTCAATTTTTGTGTGGCTAGATTCATGTTGATATTCTGTGGGGTTTCAGCGGGTAGAAAGAACCATTGTTAATAGTTTTTATCTATATATAACAAATATATTTTCCATAATTGGAATGCGTGCATcagatgattttttttgtcagaAATCGCTTGCTTTTTTAAGATTAGCCTGTTTTTTAATCTCACGATTTTATTCGTAGCAATTTATGGGACCCGATGAGTGGAAAAATATTATAGTTAATAATAGCAATCATAAACATGTCTCAATTGGGTGTCATATCTGCGAACACGTTGCATCCTTCTCTCCAAAGAGTTTTCTTTGAAGCAAAGTGTCGTTGGCGTGCATCAATTTATGAATATCGAGTTCGGCTGTTAAGATCTGCACTATACCGACGTCTGCTAATCATCACCACAATTCGACGCAGCTCGCTGACGAGTATTGACTCAGTAATGCCGTGCGATCTCCACGCCTCTGAAAACGGTTGACGTAAATGCATTAGAATCTTCCTTAAAGAGAAATATGCTTTCCTTTAATGTTTTGTACTATTTTACTAAAAGTTACTTACCTAACATGCACACGGtgaaaatttgaaagtttTGCATAGCCTTGCGGGGCGGTTTCATATTTGCGTTGCCTTTCCAGTTATAGTTAATCATCGCCTCGTCAGAGaaaaatttaccaaaacaGTCACTAATAGAGGCACTAAAGGCCTTTGTACATCGCAAAAACTCGATCTGAAACCGATAAAGAATTAAATGGAAAGGTTTTTAAATTTGGTTTCATGCTTTAGCTCTCTTCTTCATGTCAACGTACATATTGCAAACGAATTTTCGGATTACGCTTTACCATAAGCTCCAAGCGATCTACGTCTTCCTCACATTGTAGTGGCATTGGAAAGCCACTGATTACCACTGATTTCAGCGAATCTACTTGATGTAATTTACAAAACGCTGTATCAATGGCACGCAGCTTACGTTGTATGGTACGAATGTCAATTAGATGGGGGTTTTGCGCAAGTTTGTATCCAGTGCATAGTTGTTTTAATCGGTTCTTTAATATTTGTACTGTTTCCAAAGCTcctaaaaaagaaagagataaAGGTTATTTTGATATAAGTTGTAAAACGATTACCTAAAAATATCTTATTAGTAACACTGAGGAATTTGTTTAAACATCCAAAAGGCTCTTACGAACTTTGTAATATTCTGTTTTATTCGATCTCATTTATTAATAATATGTATTTTCCTATGGGGTTTATGAGTTCAGTTAAGACTATAGTATGAATCAGATGTTCAGACCACAAATCTCGGATTGATTGATTCGTTCGTTGGGCGATAAATATCCGGAAAATTGATCTGCAATTACAAATATGATTTGAGTAGGTGTTTTGTACATTACATCCATTATTACCGCTTTTACTTGCAGATTTATAGACGCAAAACTATGTATACTTAGACCCTTGATTACTTTGCAgtaattttttattgttggGCATACTTATGAACACGACGACCGCTGTCTCTAACACCGTGTGATTATGTTTTGTACAGAAAATTAATAGAAATTTATGCTGAAATATCGACAAACTAAACATAGCTTCACCTATCTTCGATAACATGGAATCTAAGCGAGAGTTCGAATGAAATGAGTGAAATCAGGACATCCAGTGAAACCGTTGCTTTACGGTTAAAAGACATTATTTTTCTGATGTATTAAAACTATTCCAGCTTTACTGAAATATATTGTTTTTCACGATGCTTTCTGGCACGGAAACAACGTTGTCGCGTTCGATTGCGACTATGCTTGATGGCTGCCGTAAGCTCTGCCTGTAGTGCTCGTTCGTCTAATCCAACCCCATTGAAGGCCTCTGCAAAGAGAAAGGACAAACAACGTAAGAATCGTGCCAGTAGTGTTTGGAGTGTTTGGAGCAGAACAAGTAAAAACACTTGGAAACAGTCACAATATACTTTTTAGTGGATTTACCTAGAAAGCAGTCGTAAAACACAGAATAAGTTTTCATTGGTATTTTACATTTCCCGGACGAATTGGAGCCATGGAAGTTGTACTCGTTCAAAGCATCGTCAGAAAATATGCTACTCAAGAATTGCTGTATTTTCATTGCGTTAGGTTTGCATCTTGCAAGGTAGCTTATCTGTAATAGATGAAAAGTAAaacttttaaaatttaaaaacacaatGGTATTTTGGTATTTGTATTTGTTATTTTGGAGTATTTCATCAACTGACTAGTTTTTGATGACGGGCGATGACTGCCGAATAACAAAAGATGGCATTTACAGAGTACAGTGCCAATATTTTACCATTGTTACTTACATATTGATGACGAATATTTTTATCCGCATTTATCATTCTCTCCAGTCGTTCGACTTCAATCTTTTCCTGCAACGGAAATACAAATCCGTTCACCGTCGGCCCGCCTTTTCTGGGTGTGGGCTTTTTCTCAACAATGGCTTTCTCTGTAGCAGGATTCAAGTTGTGAGAGTCTTCTGAATTTTTATCTTCTTCATCTGGATCCCTTTTggttttgggtgttttgtgGATTAAAATTGATCGATGACTTGCAGATTTTCCAGCTGTTTTtggaattaaaaaattaaaaggcGATATCAGTAAACCCATTCAGAACAATCAGATGGTTTAGATATTCTAAACAATACGAAGCAAGGTGTATGAGTAATTTTTAAACGCTTTTGCAATTCATTCCCAcccttttattgttttgataTCTATGATATTTTATTCGTATTTCTATGCTCTTGTCCATGCTATGTGCTTTGCTTAATGTGTTTAGCTATTAGTCAAAAATAGTAATTTCCATGGATGGTTAATGGATGGTGGCCAACACTATTGATACTTCGATGTTGTACGCTCCGAGCATATCGGACGATTTTTTTCCATATTCTGTGCTGAAATATCTGCAATGAGAAAGAATAATCAATATTGTAGTTTGCATTAAAGAAAACCACGACGAATTCCATTCATTTTGATGTGGTTTCACATTcaaatgattatttttaaactttgaGAAGTTAGTTTTGGcgttgaatgattttttctgataaatgaaaaaaagtGAAGCTTTTTACCATCTTACTTACTTACCTTGGGAGACAACGTAGCTAAAATTGTTACGGATGAGGGATGATTGACAAGGCG
It includes:
- the LOC128271412 gene encoding uncharacterized protein LOC128271412, whose amino-acid sequence is MVNYAWNGMDNAGCEKKLLKDYDIFTTCMLGNNVMARKVIKKKITYIRKVTKNEDKKIKIAKPDSFGCTEQDELFTFPITTIKEVERLERAVTENKTVRDQYEKRLRSSLDETPSKPSFAILNLFSDEALANFNYSGLCNYTGDKKKAMKNYQIFTTCINNAWASTYSECETIQFVRGAIILIGNRKRMRTLKGKTKLNPARKPGGDVRMMPLHCTREQVHQYMYALFSLFPITITYNLSLAKCCC